One part of the Solanum dulcamara chromosome 3, daSolDulc1.2, whole genome shotgun sequence genome encodes these proteins:
- the LOC129881862 gene encoding uncharacterized protein LOC129881862 → MLSLIHFYGYNIPPFANVNKFSPLKSKTRAFGLFASNKSHIYLDNMEHERDQDRSMDISLKDLSKQLEDFAKVRNWEKYHSPRNLLLAMVGEVGELSEIFQWRGEVDKGLPNWEESDKEHLGEELSDVLLYLIRLADICGIDLGDAAAKKILKNSIKYPEPKVF, encoded by the exons ATGTTATCATTAATTCACTTTTATGGTTATAATATTCCTCCTTTTGCTAATGTCAACAAATTTTCTCCTTTAAAATCCAAGACAAGAGCCTTTGGTCTCTTTGCAAGCAACAAATCTCATATTTACTTAGACAATATGGAACATGAAAGAGATCAAGATAGATCAATGGATATTAGTCTCAAAGATCTCTCTAAGCAACTTGAAGATTTTGCTAAGGTTAGAAATTGGGAAAAGTATCACAGCCCTAGGAATTTGCTACTTGCCATG GTAGGTGAAGTAGGGGAGTTATCAGAGATATTCCAATGGAGAGGAGAAGTGGATAAAGGGTTACCAAATTGGGAGGAATCAGATAAAGAGCATCTTGGAGAAGAGTTATCTGATGTTTTGCTTTATCTCATTAGATTGGCTGATATTTGTGGCATTGATCTTGGTGATGCTGCTGCTAAGAAGATTCTCAAGAACTCTATCAAATATCCTGAACCCAAAGTCTTTTGA